The genomic stretch GCTTGCATTTTTTTCTTTGATTGAGAAAAATGTTAGATTCAATTTGGAAAATTGCGTGTCCGCGTCCGTGATTATTCGTGCCAGCTTTTTGTGTCAAAATATAACAATTTTGATATTTATATTGTGACAGTATATTCTTCAAATAAAGATGATTTTGAATTTCTCAGATTGTGTAACTTGGAATGTTACTAATGCTGAAATTTGTACCGGCGTGTATGTCTATGCGCGTTTCTGAAATTTGATCTATCTTGATTTAAGGATGAAGCTGCAAAGACGATTATCTTCCAATTTCAGTGTGTGACGTGGAAATTGGAAAAACTATTAAGCAGTTTACCATATGATGATTTGGACATCTCAGAGGAAGTCAAAGAACAGGTAGAATTTGTCTaaatgtggttttatttctttcATTACGGATAGATAGTACTGTTTTATCTGCAAATTCCATAAGTGAATCTACTGATAACATCTAGTTTTCTAGGTGGATTTGGTGAGATCACAGTTGAGACGAGCCACGGATAAATATGGGTTTATGATTTCTAAAATGCCGTGTGACGACTTATCCAAGCCCTTGGCTCAAGAAATCAATCAAGTATTTGGCAAATCTATGAGTGGATTGTATAAACAAAACAGTTGTCCTGAATATCTATCAGAACTAGGTAGCATTCCTAAAAGCAATGAAGGGAAAAGCTGCAGCACGTACGGGGCAGGATCTCGGTTGGAAAGAACAAGGAGCATCCATGCCTCTTATGAGGTTTCATTATCGACTATAACTGCTCCTGAAAGTCAGGAAATTTCTGGGAGCAAGAATCTGCCTGAAGTTAAAAAGCCTGAAGCAATTGTAATTCCTGAAGATTTTCTTTGCCCTATTTCATTGGAACTAATGAGGGATCCTGTTATCGTGGCTACTGGTCAGGTAAAGTTCATTTCAGATGATGCATAAAACACAAGGCATTTAATTTTCCGGCAAAATTTTCATCCCATTAATATATTTTCCCTCTGCAGACATACGAGAGATCTTATATACAGAGATGGATTGATTGTGGAAATACAACGTGCCCAAAAACTCAGCAGAAGCTCCAACATTTGACCCTTACACCAAATTATGTTCTAAGGAGCCTTGTTTCTCAGTGGTGTATAGATCACAACATTGAGCAACCAACGGGACTAACGaatggaaaaataaaaaagagtGATGGATCGTTCAGAGATGTTACAGGTGACATAGCAGCAATTGAAGCTCTGGTCCGGAAGCTCTCCTGCAGGTCCACTGAGGAGTGTAGAGCAGCTGTTGCTGAAATTCGATCACTATCCAAAAGAAGCACTGACAATAGGATACTAATTGCTGAAGTTGGAGCAATTCCAATTCTAGTCAACCTTTTAACTTCAGAAGATGTTATGACACAAGAAAACGCGGTTACATCAATTCTCAACCTCTCTATATATGAAAACAACAAAGGACTTATAATGCTTGCTGGTGCAATTCCATCCATTGTCCAAGTCCTCCGCGCTGGAACCATGGAAGCAAGAGAAAACGCGGCAGCAACTCTTTTTAGCTTGTCACTTGCGGACGAGAACAAAATAATAATTGGAGCCTCCGGAGCTATATCAGCTTTGGTAGAATTGCTTCAAAACGGAAGCCCTCGAGGGAAGAAAGATGCAGCAACAGCGTTGTTCAATTTATGCATATATCAAGGGAACAAGGGCAGAGCCATAAGGGCAGGAATCATCACAGCACTGTTGAAGATGCTCACAGATTCAAGCAAATCAATGGTTGACGAAGCTCTTACAATAATGTCAGTTCTTGCCAGCCACCAAGAGGCAAAGGTTTCCATAGTAAAAGCCAGCACTATACCAGTTTTAATCGATCTTTTGAGAACCGGATTGCCTCGCAACAAAGAGAATGCAGCTGCCATTTTACTTGCTCTGTGCAAGAGGGATACTGAT from Lathyrus oleraceus cultivar Zhongwan6 chromosome 7, CAAS_Psat_ZW6_1.0, whole genome shotgun sequence encodes the following:
- the LOC127101184 gene encoding U-box domain-containing protein 11, with the protein product MAGEFAGDNTPELLCLVHDITGMCAGGGGDSFSLTADVMFRKDCTDLVRRISLLTYLFEEIRELNKVNCSASSSSGTVSDSEDSWSSDLVVVLQSAKRLLSVAKNFSSNSSSDEAAKTIIFQFQCVTWKLEKLLSSLPYDDLDISEEVKEQVDLVRSQLRRATDKYGFMISKMPCDDLSKPLAQEINQVFGKSMSGLYKQNSCPEYLSELGSIPKSNEGKSCSTYGAGSRLERTRSIHASYEVSLSTITAPESQEISGSKNLPEVKKPEAIVIPEDFLCPISLELMRDPVIVATGQTYERSYIQRWIDCGNTTCPKTQQKLQHLTLTPNYVLRSLVSQWCIDHNIEQPTGLTNGKIKKSDGSFRDVTGDIAAIEALVRKLSCRSTEECRAAVAEIRSLSKRSTDNRILIAEVGAIPILVNLLTSEDVMTQENAVTSILNLSIYENNKGLIMLAGAIPSIVQVLRAGTMEARENAAATLFSLSLADENKIIIGASGAISALVELLQNGSPRGKKDAATALFNLCIYQGNKGRAIRAGIITALLKMLTDSSKSMVDEALTIMSVLASHQEAKVSIVKASTIPVLIDLLRTGLPRNKENAAAILLALCKRDTDNLSCISRLGAVIPLSELARTGTERAKRKATSLLEHLRKLQQL